The following coding sequences are from one Haloarcula taiwanensis window:
- a CDS encoding molybdenum cofactor biosynthesis protein, translating to MTGRYYEEFEVGETIEHEKRRTVSERDNQQFCDMTMNQQPLHLDAEFAAETEFGERLVNGLYTMSLAVGLTIPETTDGTIVANLSYDSVEHPNPVFHGDTIRVQSTVTDKRETSDGDRGVVTMHVEVFKLTDSDDVLVCEFDRTVLSLKRDHAE from the coding sequence ATGACAGGACGCTACTACGAAGAGTTCGAGGTCGGCGAGACCATCGAACACGAGAAGCGCCGTACCGTCAGCGAGCGCGACAATCAGCAGTTCTGCGATATGACGATGAACCAGCAGCCGCTCCATCTCGACGCCGAGTTCGCGGCCGAGACGGAGTTCGGCGAGCGACTGGTCAACGGCCTCTACACGATGAGCCTAGCGGTCGGACTGACCATTCCAGAGACGACTGACGGCACCATCGTCGCGAACCTGTCCTACGACAGCGTCGAGCATCCGAACCCCGTGTTTCACGGCGACACGATCCGCGTGCAATCGACTGTGACCGACAAACGCGAGACCAGCGACGGTGACCGCGGCGTCGTCACGATGCACGTCGAGGTGTTCAAACTCACAGATTCGGACGATGTCCTCGTCTGTGAGTTCGACCGCACCGTGCTGTCGCTGAAGCGGGACCACGCCGAGTGA
- a CDS encoding propionyl-CoA carboxylase produces MQVRISDDATESEAQAIAEALATHFEDDITLVIDSGETAASATYDGTRGDEAAEQVDDDLGPTEREENLRKEIEEIHEGGPEKYKEQLPEEGKLFVRDRIDLWFGDDFLFEDGTFAEFDADDQLPADGLITGAAEFEGRDLHFMANDYTVKRGSMAAKGVEKFLRMQQRALKTGRPVLYLMDSSGGRIDQQTGFFANREGIGKFYYNHSMLSGRVPQICVLYGPCIAGAAYTPVFADFTVMVRDMSAMAIASPRMVEMVTGEEISLEDLGGPDVHAQHSGSADLIADDEEHARELVAQLIGYLPDNADEDPPQTSGTAPKRSPEGIDAVVPDKPNKGYDMFDVIERVVDAGSPLELRPEYGKEIITSFARIDGRPVGVIANQPAQRAGAIFPDAAEKAAQFIWTCDAYNIPLLYLCDTPGFMAGSGVEKEGILEQGKKMIYATSSATVPKQSVVVRKAYGAGIYAMSGPAYDPESTIGLPSGEIAIMGPEAAINAVYARKLSEIEDEDERQQKEQELREAYREDIDIHRMASEVVVDDIVPPSDLRTELTNRFAFYETVEKDLPDKKHGTIL; encoded by the coding sequence ATGCAAGTCAGAATTTCAGACGACGCGACCGAATCGGAAGCACAGGCCATTGCAGAGGCGTTGGCGACACACTTCGAGGACGACATTACACTCGTCATTGACAGCGGCGAAACGGCCGCCAGTGCCACGTACGACGGCACTCGGGGGGACGAAGCCGCGGAACAGGTCGACGACGACCTCGGGCCGACCGAACGCGAGGAGAATCTGCGCAAGGAGATCGAAGAGATCCACGAAGGCGGGCCGGAAAAGTACAAGGAGCAGTTGCCTGAGGAGGGCAAGCTGTTCGTTCGTGACCGTATCGACCTGTGGTTCGGCGACGATTTCCTCTTCGAGGACGGGACGTTTGCGGAGTTTGACGCCGACGACCAGCTCCCGGCTGACGGACTCATCACGGGGGCCGCGGAGTTCGAGGGCCGTGACCTGCATTTCATGGCCAACGATTACACGGTCAAACGTGGAAGCATGGCCGCAAAAGGTGTCGAGAAGTTCCTCCGGATGCAACAACGGGCACTGAAAACCGGGCGACCGGTGCTGTATCTGATGGACTCCTCGGGCGGCCGTATAGACCAGCAGACGGGCTTTTTCGCCAACCGCGAGGGAATCGGGAAGTTCTACTACAACCACTCGATGCTCTCGGGGCGGGTCCCCCAGATCTGTGTGCTGTACGGTCCCTGTATCGCCGGTGCGGCCTACACGCCAGTCTTCGCAGACTTCACCGTCATGGTTCGGGACATGAGCGCAATGGCCATTGCCAGCCCCCGGATGGTCGAAATGGTCACTGGCGAGGAAATCAGCCTCGAAGACCTCGGCGGCCCCGACGTACACGCACAGCACTCCGGAAGCGCAGATCTCATCGCCGACGACGAGGAACACGCCCGCGAACTCGTCGCGCAACTCATCGGTTATCTGCCAGACAACGCCGACGAAGACCCACCACAGACCAGTGGGACGGCCCCGAAGCGCTCGCCAGAGGGTATCGACGCCGTCGTCCCGGACAAGCCCAACAAAGGCTACGATATGTTCGACGTGATCGAGCGGGTCGTCGACGCCGGGTCGCCCCTCGAACTCCGGCCCGAGTACGGGAAAGAGATTATCACGTCGTTTGCTCGGATCGATGGTCGGCCAGTCGGAGTCATCGCCAATCAGCCAGCCCAGCGTGCGGGAGCCATCTTCCCGGACGCAGCGGAGAAAGCCGCCCAGTTCATCTGGACCTGCGACGCTTACAATATTCCGCTATTGTACCTCTGTGATACGCCGGGGTTCATGGCTGGGTCAGGCGTCGAGAAGGAGGGCATCCTCGAACAGGGCAAGAAGATGATCTACGCCACGTCTTCGGCGACAGTGCCCAAGCAGTCCGTCGTGGTGCGGAAAGCATACGGTGCGGGCATCTACGCGATGTCCGGCCCCGCGTACGACCCCGAGTCGACAATCGGCCTTCCAAGCGGCGAAATCGCGATTATGGGGCCGGAAGCGGCTATCAATGCCGTCTACGCCCGGAAGCTCTCCGAGATCGAGGACGAGGACGAACGACAGCAAAAGGAGCAGGAACTCCGCGAGGCCTACCGCGAGGATATCGACATTCATCGAATGGCTAGCGAAGTTGTCGTCGACGACATCGTCCCACCCAGCGATCTCAGAACGGAACTGACGAACCGGTTTGCGTTCTACGAGACCGTCGAGAAAGACCTCCCGGACAAGAAACACGGGACCATCCTCTGA
- a CDS encoding carbamoyl phosphate synthase, whose translation MFEKVLVANRGEIAVRVMAACEELGIETVAVYSDADRNAGHVEYADDAYNVGPAPASESYLDQTAILDVAERAGADAIHPGYGFLAENAEFASRVEATDGLTWVGPPSDAMETLGEKTKARTVMQEAGVPVVPGTTDLVDDPDEVRALGAEYGYPIAIKAEGGGGGRGMKIVRSEAEVAEALKSAQREGEAYFGNDSVYVEKYLEAPKHVEVQVLADEHGNVRHLGERDCSLQRRHQKVIEEAPSPALDAELRTEIGAAARRGVSEAGYTNAGTVEFLVEDGEFYFMEVNTRIQVEHTVTEAVTGIDIVRWQLRVAAGEQLDFTQEDVSIDGHAVEYRINAENPAEDFAPTPGPLTTYAPPSSIGVRLDHAVSQGDDIGGDYDSMIAKLIVAGEDRDHCLDRSRRALDHFTVEGVHTTIPFHRLMLDDDTFRAGTHTTKYLDQELADDALDAAVARWGTDEVGGDAQSASTDEIAVEVDGKRFDVVVTDGLPRVARDGNASAGSDTGASGGNSSGGGTVDVTTSGAITAEMQGTILSTEVAPGDDIAAGDVVCVLEAMKMENDVVASTGGTVASVPITEGDSVDMGDTLVVLEE comes from the coding sequence ATGTTCGAGAAAGTCCTTGTCGCAAACCGCGGCGAAATCGCGGTTCGTGTGATGGCTGCGTGTGAAGAGCTGGGTATCGAGACGGTCGCCGTCTACAGCGACGCCGACCGCAACGCCGGCCACGTCGAGTACGCTGACGACGCATACAACGTCGGCCCGGCACCTGCAAGCGAGTCGTATCTCGACCAGACAGCGATACTCGATGTCGCTGAGCGGGCTGGAGCCGATGCAATCCATCCCGGCTACGGTTTCCTCGCGGAAAACGCCGAGTTCGCTAGCCGCGTCGAGGCTACCGACGGTCTCACGTGGGTCGGCCCGCCAAGTGACGCGATGGAGACACTGGGCGAAAAGACGAAAGCCCGAACAGTGATGCAGGAGGCTGGCGTCCCAGTCGTTCCCGGCACGACGGATCTGGTCGACGACCCAGACGAAGTACGGGCGCTGGGCGCAGAGTACGGCTACCCCATCGCGATCAAGGCTGAAGGCGGTGGCGGCGGTCGCGGCATGAAAATCGTCCGGAGCGAGGCCGAGGTTGCGGAGGCGCTCAAAAGCGCACAGCGCGAGGGCGAAGCCTACTTCGGCAATGACTCGGTGTACGTCGAAAAGTACCTCGAAGCCCCAAAACACGTCGAGGTGCAGGTGCTTGCGGACGAACACGGCAACGTCCGCCATCTGGGCGAGCGCGACTGCTCGCTGCAACGCCGCCACCAGAAGGTCATCGAGGAAGCACCGAGTCCGGCTCTCGATGCCGAACTCCGTACGGAGATCGGTGCGGCTGCCAGACGCGGTGTCAGCGAAGCCGGGTACACGAACGCCGGCACGGTGGAGTTCCTCGTCGAGGACGGGGAGTTCTACTTCATGGAGGTGAACACCCGCATTCAGGTCGAACACACCGTCACCGAAGCGGTGACTGGTATCGACATCGTTCGCTGGCAGCTCCGGGTCGCTGCGGGCGAGCAACTGGACTTTACACAGGAGGACGTGTCGATAGACGGCCACGCCGTTGAGTACCGAATCAACGCGGAGAACCCGGCCGAGGACTTCGCTCCGACGCCGGGGCCGCTGACGACGTACGCGCCGCCAAGCAGTATCGGTGTGCGGCTCGACCACGCGGTCTCGCAGGGCGACGATATCGGGGGCGATTACGACTCGATGATTGCAAAGCTCATCGTCGCTGGTGAGGACCGGGACCACTGTCTGGACCGGTCGAGGCGTGCCCTCGACCATTTCACCGTTGAGGGGGTCCACACGACTATCCCGTTCCATCGATTGATGCTGGACGACGACACGTTCCGTGCCGGGACGCACACGACGAAATACCTCGACCAGGAACTCGCCGACGATGCCCTTGACGCGGCCGTCGCGCGGTGGGGGACAGACGAGGTCGGTGGCGACGCCCAGTCGGCGTCGACGGATGAAATCGCTGTCGAAGTCGATGGGAAGCGCTTCGATGTCGTTGTTACGGACGGACTGCCCCGCGTAGCCCGTGATGGCAACGCCAGTGCCGGCTCCGACACTGGCGCTTCGGGCGGCAATTCATCCGGTGGCGGCACGGTGGACGTGACCACGTCGGGTGCGATTACGGCCGAGATGCAGGGCACTATCCTCTCGACCGAAGTCGCGCCCGGTGACGATATCGCAGCGGGCGATGTCGTCTGCGTACTCGAGGCGATGAAAATGGAAAACGACGTGGTGGCATCCACGGGCGGAACTGTCGCGTCCGTCCCGATCACGGAGGGCGATTCCGTGGACATGGGTGACACCCTGGTTGTACTGGAGGAGTAA
- a CDS encoding acyl-CoA dehydrogenase, protein MNFESTEERSMIRSTAADVAAEYGPEYWREKEETGEFGQEFWDELAAAGFHGLLVPQEYEGAGMGIQEMGLVMETLCAEGCGMAGTWYLVLTAGMAAVGISENGTEAQKQTYLPDIANGKRNFSIGITEPEAGTNTLNVATRAEKDGDEYVLNGNKAWITFADRADNMILVTRTTPRDEVDRGTDGISLFIVDMDDPGIDVSPIPKHGINYSKSCEVFIEDVRVPEENLLGEEDDGWWTLVDMLNPERIGFAAAGTGIGKLAADTAIEYASDREVFDAPIGTHQAVSFPITKAYARMETAALMREKASWLYDQGEECGYETNVAKATAVSAGIEAVKQSMQAFGGWGYAKEYDIERWWREINLTRLAPVSQQMAYNHIGQHLGFPRSY, encoded by the coding sequence ATGAATTTCGAATCTACAGAGGAGCGTTCGATGATTCGGTCGACTGCGGCGGACGTAGCGGCCGAGTACGGACCGGAGTACTGGCGCGAGAAAGAGGAGACAGGCGAGTTCGGACAGGAATTCTGGGACGAACTGGCTGCGGCCGGCTTCCACGGCCTACTGGTCCCACAGGAGTACGAAGGGGCCGGGATGGGGATACAGGAGATGGGACTGGTCATGGAGACGCTCTGTGCCGAAGGCTGTGGCATGGCGGGTACGTGGTATCTCGTACTTACCGCCGGCATGGCCGCTGTCGGTATCAGTGAGAACGGGACAGAAGCGCAGAAACAGACCTATCTACCCGACATCGCCAACGGGAAGCGAAACTTCTCTATCGGGATTACAGAGCCCGAAGCCGGAACGAACACGCTGAACGTCGCGACCCGCGCCGAGAAAGACGGCGACGAGTACGTGCTGAACGGGAACAAGGCGTGGATTACCTTCGCGGACCGGGCCGACAATATGATTCTCGTCACGCGAACGACTCCGCGTGACGAGGTCGACCGCGGGACTGACGGCATAAGCCTCTTCATCGTCGATATGGACGACCCCGGCATCGACGTGTCGCCGATCCCCAAACACGGTATCAACTACTCGAAGTCCTGTGAGGTCTTCATCGAGGATGTTCGGGTCCCCGAGGAGAACTTGCTGGGCGAGGAAGACGACGGCTGGTGGACTCTCGTCGATATGCTGAACCCGGAACGAATCGGCTTCGCGGCCGCCGGGACCGGCATCGGCAAGCTAGCCGCCGACACTGCTATTGAGTACGCGAGCGACCGGGAGGTGTTCGATGCGCCTATCGGGACCCATCAGGCGGTCTCGTTCCCCATCACCAAGGCGTATGCCCGCATGGAAACGGCCGCGCTCATGCGTGAGAAGGCGTCCTGGTTGTACGACCAGGGCGAGGAGTGTGGGTACGAGACAAACGTTGCGAAGGCGACAGCTGTCAGTGCTGGCATCGAAGCGGTCAAACAATCGATGCAGGCGTTCGGCGGCTGGGGCTACGCGAAGGAGTACGACATCGAGCGGTGGTGGCGCGAAATCAACCTGACGCGGCTGGCCCCGGTCTCTCAGCAGATGGCGTACAACCACATCGGGCAACACCTCGGCTTCCCACGATCCTACTAA